Proteins found in one Methanospirillum hungatei JF-1 genomic segment:
- a CDS encoding dihydroorotate dehydrogenase electron transfer subunit has translation MSDGLPVPVTITRVVQESPGVSTIFFDHIFSANPGQFVMVWVVGTDEIPMALSYPNAVTVQRVGEATSALVSMKPGDKIGIRGPFGNGFALQGRILAIAGGVGTAPLLRIGLEYPDVTFLLGARTADELIFLSILSSACDVRVATDDGSAGFHGYVAGLLDEIDLDEYETIVVCGPDPMMRSVLSVLDNRNAIGKSQFSMHRYMKCGVGLCGSCCIDPDGVCVCKDGPVFSGRMLLKSELGNYHRNAAGLKEK, from the coding sequence TCTTTTTCGATCATATTTTCTCTGCTAATCCCGGCCAGTTTGTCATGGTCTGGGTTGTGGGCACCGATGAGATTCCAATGGCTTTGTCATACCCCAATGCAGTTACCGTTCAGCGCGTAGGTGAGGCAACATCAGCGTTAGTATCCATGAAACCTGGAGACAAAATCGGCATACGGGGGCCATTTGGGAATGGGTTTGCCCTTCAGGGAAGAATTCTTGCCATTGCAGGGGGAGTTGGGACAGCTCCCCTTCTCCGGATCGGGCTTGAGTATCCTGATGTTACCTTCCTTCTTGGTGCCAGAACAGCTGATGAACTGATCTTCCTGAGTATTCTTTCATCTGCGTGTGATGTCCGTGTTGCGACCGATGATGGATCTGCCGGTTTTCATGGGTATGTTGCTGGTTTGCTTGATGAAATCGATCTTGATGAATATGAGACCATTGTAGTCTGTGGTCCTGATCCGATGATGCGTTCTGTGTTGTCTGTTCTTGATAACCGGAATGCCATTGGAAAATCACAGTTCAGCATGCATCGGTATATGAAATGCGGGGTTGGATTATGTGGGTCATGTTGTATCGACCCGGATGGTGTATGCGTTTGTAAAGACGGACCGGTTTTTTCAGGACGAATGCTGCTAAAGAGTGAGCTTGGGAATTATCATAGAAATGCAGCCGGTTTAAAAGAAAAATAA